The Solibacillus sp. FSL W7-1464 genome contains a region encoding:
- a CDS encoding dehydrogenase, whose translation MKKWLSYALVVGMVLLLTACNTKEDENESSSEPTEPVQEKNDENKVDYELLLHLDTIPPEVGTSISIVQDEKLYTTWADIFGFESVPSVDFETEEVLFVTGYSDGCGREIEKIEKDGDTLVITLNYPEDLRSEEDIACTEIALDNTYVVKMKKTNTTKGKLIDINRTIYEEDKTVQEKLQ comes from the coding sequence ATGAAGAAATGGTTAAGTTACGCGTTGGTCGTGGGGATGGTTTTGCTCCTTACAGCATGTAATACAAAAGAAGATGAAAATGAATCATCATCCGAACCAACCGAACCGGTGCAGGAAAAGAATGATGAAAATAAAGTAGATTATGAATTACTGCTTCATTTAGATACGATACCTCCTGAGGTCGGTACGAGTATTTCAATCGTGCAGGATGAAAAGCTGTATACGACTTGGGCCGATATTTTTGGTTTTGAATCGGTTCCATCTGTCGATTTTGAAACAGAGGAAGTACTGTTTGTCACAGGGTATTCGGATGGCTGTGGAAGAGAAATTGAAAAAATCGAAAAAGACGGGGATACGTTAGTCATTACGTTAAACTATCCGGAAGATCTTCGCAGCGAAGAAGACATCGCCTGCACAGAAATTGCTTTGGACAATACGTATGTTGTTAAAATGAAAAAAACCAATACAACAAAAGGTAAGCTGATCGATATCAATCGAACAATCTATGAAGAAGATAAAACGGTTCAGGAAAAATTGCAGTAA